One genomic window of Branchiostoma lanceolatum isolate klBraLanc5 chromosome 5, klBraLanc5.hap2, whole genome shotgun sequence includes the following:
- the LOC136435642 gene encoding kelch-like protein 24: MDDSPDPEVDSFVAAWFFQDLRNLRSKGVLVDVTLCAEGKEIPCHRLVLAASSEYFEAMFGGGLSESKKDKIEIGGVSAEALQQLVDFAYTSRITVNNDNIQPLFVAANMLEFVHVQMACEKFLTESLSPDTCVGIWGLADKMSCEELSDKARHCAMKNFEQACATEEFLELPFDLLLRYISDDGLQAKKEEQVLEVVMLWTRHNLEERQKHLKELLRCVCFSRMDRNYLENILKEDKVLAAVRGIKQMTKSRSKNARPRQILQNEILALGGVKGRDIHGNIIMSESIYRLELDSHCVDSDPLPQQIRETLGFAACVLDNDVIVTGGSMSLRQAWRYRPSQKSWMWLGDLKKGRHWHGMVVLQGKVYVVGGLSAPDTTESISDVEVYNKKTNRWKKVAPLLQGANCFGVTTCCGKMYIFGGEVNEHYDTDAVQCYDPAQNEWTFKLHMPDTMANIKACTVGSKIYFVGGMFTCVWSFDPETDDYEELADRLVPWDHCSATVCGSEIYITGGNAHLGSRGRALYDLTGDDSYLRIQNQPTVQCYDTVSDTMVWGKDLPVSLDGHCTITIPKV, from the coding sequence ATGGACGACAGCCCTGATCCTGAGGTGGATAGCTTTGTCGCGGCTTGGTTCTTCCAGGATTTGCGGAATCTGAGATCGAAGGGAGTGTTGGTGGACGTTACTCTATGTGCGGAGGGCAAAGAGATCCCCTGTCACCGGTTGGTTCTCGCCGCCAGCAGCGAGTACTTCGAGGCCATGTTTGGTGGAGGACTCAGCGAGAGCAAGAAGGACAAGATAGAGATTGGAGGAGTGAGCGCAGAGGCATTACAGCAGTTGGTAGACTTCGCCTACACGTCTAGAATAACTGTAAACAATGACAACATCCAGCCCCTGTTTGTAGCCGCCAACATGCTGGAGTTTGTGCATGTACAGATGGCTTGCGAAAAGTTTCTCACAGAGAGCTTGAGCCCAGACACGTGTGTGGGAATCTGGGGACTAGCAGATAAGATGTCGTGTGAAGAGTTGTCTGACAAAGCCAGGCACTGTGCCATGAAAAATTTTGAACAGGCGTGCGCAACTGAGGAATTTCTTGAGCTACCCTTTGACCTCTTGTTGAGGTACATCTCAGATGACGGGCTTCAAGCCAAGAAGGAGGAGCAAGTTTTGGAGGTGGTCATGCTTTGGACAAGACATAATCTTGAAGAACGACAGAAACACCTCAAGGAGTTGCTTCGATGCGTTTGCTTCTCACGTATGGACCGAAACTATCTTGAGAACATTTTGAAGGAAGACAAGGTGTTGGCAGCAGTTCGTGGAATCAAGCAGATGACAAAGAGCCGGTCGAAGAATGCAAGACCTCGCCAAATTCTTCAAAACGAAATTCTGGCTCTCGGTGGTGTGAAAGGAAGAGATATACATGGGAACATCATTATGAGCGAGAGCATCTACAGGCTTGAGCTTGATTCCCATTGCGTTGATAGCGATCCGCTGCCACAGCAAATTCGGGAAACCTTGGGCTTTGCAGCCTGTGTTCTTGACAATGACGTAATTGTAACAGGCGGGAGCATGTCTCTCCGTCAAGCATGGCGGTACAGGCCATCCCAGAAGAGTTGGATGTGGCTGGGAGACCTGAAGAAAGGTAGACACTGGCACGGGATGGTGGTTTTACAGGGAAAGGTGTACGTCGTTGGTGGCCTTAGCGCACCAGATACCACTGAAAGCATATCTGATGTTGAGGTGTACAATAAGAAGACCAACCGTTGGAAGAAAGTGGCACCACTGCTACAGGGAGCGAACTGTTTCGGCGTAACCACCTGTTGTGGAAAGATGTACATATTTGGCGGCGAGGTTAACGAGCACTACGACACTGATGCCGTTCAGTGCTACGACCCTGCTCAAAATGAGTGGACTTTCAAATTGCACATGCCAGACACAATGGCAAATATAAAAGCGTGCACAGTCGGCTCCAAGATCTACTTTGTTGGTGGAATGTTCACGTGTGTGTGGAGCTTCGATCCCGAGACAGACGATTACGAGGAGTTGGCGGACAGACTGGTCCCGTGGGACCACTGTAGTGCCACGGTGTGCGGCTCGGAGATCTACATCACCGGCGGGAATGCACACCTGGGATCCCGCGGCCGGGCCTTGTACGACCTTACGGGGGACGATAGCTATCTGCGTATACAGAACCAGCCTACGGTTCAGTGTTACGACACTGTCAGTGACACCATGGTCTGGGGTAAGGATCTACCAGTGTCACTGGATGGACACTGCACTATAACTATACCCAAAGTCTAA
- the LOC136435930 gene encoding kelch-like protein 24 produces the protein MEGVSAEMLQLLVDHAYLSKVDITEENVHPLFEAADMLQFNGVQGDCHDFLQGHVNEETCLKIWMLADRASVSFTELAETAKSCALKWFEEACATVEFLQLPVHLLKTYISDEGLLARNEERILEVVMLWARHDLKERQKHLKELLKCVCFSRMDQDYLQNILKTDRVLAKVRGIKQMTKSQSTHDRPRQILQQDFLLLGGSRLFLGGETGKEMRLHLNNYMYRLGLDSHCVDRSPLPEPLQDNRGIAACVLDGDVIVTGGHETLNQAWRYRPSLDSWTKLGCLRTGRFYHGMAVVQGQVYVVGGSRPVQYPDSIERLPDVEVFNKRTNRWKKVAPLELAVSSFGIAACGGKIYVFGGSPYVYDGDDVRENETDALQVYDPLQNEWTYDSVLSLKMTSIQACTVGSKIYIVGGNLKCVLCFDPDIQIVTFMADRLFPWDQCSATVCGSEIYITGGRVHQYLTTANGTVRKVTNYGSVQCYNVDKDTMVLSKDLPEPLYGHCTVTIDKT, from the coding sequence ATGGAAGGGGTGAGCGCTGAGATGTTACAGCTATTAGTTGACCACGCCTACTTATCCAAAGTCGACATCACAGAAGAAAACGTACATCCTCTGTTTGAAGCGGCGGACATGCTGCAGTTTAATGGCGTCCAGGGCGATTGTCATGACTTTCTACAAGGTCACGTGAACGAGGAAACGTGTTTGAAAATATGGATGTTGGCGGACAGGGCATCTGTATCATTTACTGAGTTAGCCGAGACAGCGAAAAGCTGCGCTCTGAAATGGTTTGAAGAAGCGTGCGCAACCGTGGAGTTTCTTCAGCTACCGGTTCACTTACTGAAGACATACATCTCAGATGAGGGCCTTCTGGCCAGGAATGAAGAACGAATCCTGGAGGTGGTCATGCTCTGGGCAAGACATGACCTTAAGGAACGACAAAAACACCTCAAGGAGCTACTGAAGTGTGTCTGCTTCTCACGTATGGACCAAGACTATCTCCAAAACATTCTGAAGACGGACAGGGTGTTGGCTAAGGTTCGAGGAATCAAGCAGATGACAAAGAGTCAGTCAACGCACGACAGACCTCGTCAAATTCTTCAGCAAGACTTTCTGCTTCTCGGCGGTTCTCGGCTTTTTCTTGGTGGTGAGACGGGGAAGGAGATGAGGTTGCATTtgaataactacatgtacagactcGGCCTTGATTCTCACTGTGTTGACAGAAGCCCACTGCCTGAACCCTTACAGGACAACAGGGGGATAGCAGCATGTGTTCTCGACGGTGACGTCATTGTGACGGGTGGTCACGAAACGCTGAACCAAGCATGGCGGTACAGACCGTCGTTGGACTCTTGGACGAAGCTGGGATGTCTACGGACGGGAAGATTCTATCACGGCATGGCAGTTGTGCAGGGACAGGTGTATGTCGTCGGTGGTTCCAGGCCAGTCCAATATCCAGACAGCATAGAGAGGTTGCCTGACGTTGAGGTGTTCAACAAAAGGACAAACCGCTGGAAGAAGGTCGCACCACTGGAGCTTGCAGTGAGCAGTTTTGGTATAGCTGCCTGTGGGGGAAAGATCTACGTATTTGGCGGCTCGCCCTATGTATACGACGGTGATGACGTCCGGGAAAATGAGACCGATGCTCTCCAAGTCTACGACCCCTTGCAAAATGAGTGGACTTACGACTCAGTGTTGTCGTTGAAGATGACAAGCATACAAGCGTGCACAGTCGGCTCAAAGATCTACATTGTTGGCGGAAATTTAAAATGTGTGCTGTGCTTCGATCCCGATATACAGATTGTCACATTCATGGCGGATAGACTGTTCCCGTGGGACCAGTGCAGCGCTACCGTGTGCGGCTCGGAGATCTACATCACCGGCGGCAGGGTTCATCAGTACCTGACCACGGCAAACGGTACCGTGCGTAAGGTGACAAACTACGGTTCGGTTCAGTGTTACAACGTGGACAAGGATACCATGGTCTTGAGTAAGGATCTGCCAGAACCACTGTACGGACACTGTACTGTAACTATAGATAAGACCTAG